A stretch of the Metopolophium dirhodum isolate CAU chromosome 8, ASM1992520v1, whole genome shotgun sequence genome encodes the following:
- the LOC132949991 gene encoding uncharacterized protein LOC132949991 → MVQKILEEDKEEEKEVQKKFYLKSEEVSNFVNNELPTSLLSAKSMMMFKRFGLSTNFLKIDPSEWNTQNDYIQGQQIIRSLKVVNDTAERGVKLMEEFNEKITKDEDQKQFLLKTVQDYRRKYPGHSREKLKTPYT, encoded by the exons atggttcaaaaaatattggaaGAAGacaaagaagaagaaaaagaagtACAAAAGAAATTTTACCTTAAATCAGAAGAAGTttctaattttgtaaataatgagCTCCCAACATCATTACTCTCGGCTAAATCGATGATGATGTTTAAGAGATTTGGTTTATCTACTAACTTCTTAAAAATAGATCCATCTGAATGGAACACACAAAATGACTACATCCAAGGTCAACAAATAATTAGGTCACTTAAGGTTGTAAATGATACAGCTGAACGTGGAGTGAAACTGATGGaagaatttaatgaaaaaattacaaaagaTGAAgaccaaaaacaatttttattgaaa aCTGTGCAAGATTATCGTCGTAAATACCCAGGACATAGCAGAGAAAAGTTGAAAACgccatatacctaa